The sequence AATCCCAGCTATTAACAAATAGCGAAACTTTCAAGGAGGAATTAGCATGGCATTACGTATTAACACGAACATAGAATCAATCAATGCACAACGCAACCTTACTACATCTACCTCAGCATTAAACAAATCTCTTGAAAAATTGTCATCTGGTTTGAG is a genomic window of Candidatus Schekmanbacteria bacterium containing:
- a CDS encoding flagellin FliC; the protein is MALRINTNIESINAQRNLTTSTSALNKSLEKLSSGL